In Microbacterium esteraromaticum, the following proteins share a genomic window:
- a CDS encoding dihydroorotase: MSQTLVIAGVQLLGRDSADIVIENGVIAEIGSGLTRSGARVIDAAGLVALPGLVDLHTHLREPGFEASETVLTGTRAAAAGGFTAVFAMPNTQPVADTAGVVEQELALGEAAGYATVQPIGAVTVGQKGERLAELGAMAGSRARVRVFSDDGFCVWDPLIMRRALEYVKSFDGVIAQHAQDPRLTEGAQMNEGIVSAELGLTGWPAVAEESIIARDVLLAEHVGSRLHVCHLSTAGSVDIVRWAKKRGIRVTAEVTPHHLLLTDDLVRDYDARYKVNPPLRTAEDVMAVREGLADGTIDIVATDHAPHPAENKACEWQAAANGMVGLESALRVVHQAMVESGQLDWTDVARVMSAAPAQIGRLDGFGALEAGRPAHVTLYDPSVPGVFTEADLHGRSRNSPYLGRELPGRVQWTIHGGVVTVDGGVLVEELGE; this comes from the coding sequence ATGAGCCAGACCCTCGTCATCGCAGGCGTCCAGCTGCTCGGGCGCGACAGCGCCGACATCGTGATCGAGAACGGCGTCATCGCCGAGATCGGCTCGGGCCTCACCAGATCGGGCGCGCGAGTGATCGATGCGGCCGGCCTGGTCGCGCTTCCCGGACTCGTCGACCTGCACACCCACCTGCGTGAGCCCGGCTTCGAGGCGTCGGAGACCGTGCTCACCGGCACGCGCGCCGCTGCCGCCGGTGGCTTCACCGCTGTCTTCGCCATGCCGAACACCCAGCCCGTCGCGGACACCGCCGGCGTCGTCGAGCAGGAGCTCGCCCTCGGCGAGGCGGCGGGCTACGCGACCGTGCAGCCCATCGGAGCCGTCACCGTCGGCCAGAAGGGCGAGCGCCTGGCTGAGCTCGGCGCGATGGCCGGGTCGCGAGCGCGGGTGCGCGTCTTCAGCGACGACGGCTTCTGCGTGTGGGATCCGCTCATCATGCGCCGCGCACTCGAGTACGTGAAGTCGTTCGACGGCGTCATCGCCCAGCACGCGCAGGACCCGCGTCTCACCGAGGGCGCCCAGATGAACGAGGGCATCGTCTCGGCTGAGCTGGGTCTGACCGGCTGGCCCGCCGTCGCGGAGGAGTCGATCATCGCCCGCGACGTGCTGCTCGCCGAGCACGTCGGCTCCCGCCTGCATGTCTGCCACCTCTCGACCGCAGGATCGGTCGACATCGTCCGCTGGGCCAAGAAGCGCGGCATCCGGGTGACCGCCGAAGTCACCCCGCACCACCTGCTGCTCACCGATGACCTCGTGCGCGACTATGACGCGCGCTACAAGGTCAACCCTCCGCTGCGCACGGCTGAGGACGTCATGGCGGTTCGCGAGGGTCTCGCCGACGGCACGATCGATATCGTGGCCACCGACCATGCCCCGCACCCGGCTGAGAACAAGGCCTGCGAGTGGCAGGCCGCGGCGAACGGCATGGTCGGGCTCGAGAGCGCACTGCGGGTCGTTCACCAGGCGATGGTCGAATCCGGTCAGCTCGACTGGACCGACGTCGCCCGGGTGATGAGTGCGGCGCCCGCGCAGATCGGTCGACTCGACGGTTTCGGCGCGCTCGAGGCAGGACGTCCCGCGCACGTCACGCTGTACGACCCCAGCGTGCCCGGTGTGTTCACCGAGGCCGACCTGCACGGGCGCAGCCGCAACTCCCCGTACCTCGGGCGCGAGCTGCCGGGGCGTGTGCAGTGGACCATCCACGGCGGCGTGGTGACGGTCGACGGGGGAGTGCTCGTCGAGGAGCTGGGCGAGTGA
- a CDS encoding aspartate carbamoyltransferase catalytic subunit produces MRHLLDTRTLDRQQALRILDVAEDMADTQSREVKKLPTLLGKTVVNLFFEDSTRTRISFEAAAKRLSADVINFAAKGSSVSKGESLKDTAQTLEAMGADAVVVRHPASGAPRTLATSGWISAGVVNAGDGTHEHPTQALLDAFTIRKRRYGRDSRGQDLEGLRVVIVGDVLHSRVARSNVWLLSLLGADVTLVTPPTLVPQNVTQWPVRVLYDLDAALADGPDAVMMLRIQAERMHAAYFPTEREYSRLWGLDAVRAATLPGDSIVMHPGPMNRGLEISSEAADSPRSTVLEQVTNGVSVRMAVLYLLLAGERNEEGK; encoded by the coding sequence ATGAGGCACCTGCTCGACACGCGCACCCTCGATCGCCAGCAGGCGCTCCGCATCCTCGACGTCGCTGAGGACATGGCCGACACGCAGTCTCGGGAGGTCAAGAAGCTCCCGACCCTGCTCGGCAAGACCGTCGTGAACCTGTTCTTCGAGGACTCCACGCGCACCCGCATCTCGTTCGAGGCCGCCGCCAAGAGGCTCTCCGCGGACGTCATCAACTTCGCCGCCAAGGGGTCGAGCGTGTCGAAGGGCGAGAGCCTGAAAGACACCGCGCAGACGCTGGAGGCCATGGGGGCGGATGCCGTCGTCGTTCGTCATCCGGCATCCGGTGCCCCGCGGACCCTCGCGACCAGCGGCTGGATCTCGGCCGGCGTCGTCAACGCCGGAGACGGCACGCACGAGCACCCCACGCAGGCTCTGCTCGACGCGTTCACCATCCGCAAGCGCCGGTACGGACGCGACAGCCGCGGTCAGGACCTCGAGGGCCTGCGCGTCGTCATCGTCGGAGACGTCCTGCACTCGCGGGTCGCCCGATCGAACGTCTGGCTGCTCTCGCTGCTCGGCGCTGACGTCACCCTCGTGACGCCGCCGACGCTCGTGCCGCAGAACGTCACGCAGTGGCCGGTGCGCGTGCTCTACGATCTCGACGCAGCTCTCGCCGACGGGCCCGACGCCGTCATGATGCTGCGCATCCAGGCGGAGCGCATGCACGCCGCGTATTTCCCCACTGAGCGGGAGTATTCCCGCCTGTGGGGCCTGGACGCCGTCCGCGCGGCGACCCTCCCGGGCGATAGCATCGTGATGCACCCGGGGCCCATGAACCGTGGGCTGGAGATCTCATCCGAAGCCGCAGACTCGCCCCGCTCCACCGTGCTGGAGCAGGTCACCAACGGAGTCTCGGTGCGCATGGCCGTGCTCTACCTGCTGCTGGCAGGCGAGCGCAACGAAGAGGGGAAGTGA
- the pyrR gene encoding bifunctional pyr operon transcriptional regulator/uracil phosphoribosyltransferase PyrR — protein sequence MSVRTVLHEADITRALTRIAHEILESNRGADGLVLLGIPTRGITLAERLGPIISGIAETDIPVGSLDITLFRDDLSKHPTRAPKRTDIPADGIDGKTVVLVDDVLFSGRSIRAALDALQSIGRPSVVRLAILVDRGHRELPIRPDFVGKNIPSSRSERVNVRLRELDGSDEVTIES from the coding sequence ATGTCTGTACGCACAGTGCTGCACGAAGCCGATATCACGCGCGCTCTTACGCGCATCGCGCACGAGATCCTCGAGTCCAACCGAGGCGCAGACGGTCTCGTCCTCCTCGGCATCCCGACCAGAGGAATCACGCTCGCAGAGCGACTCGGTCCGATCATCTCGGGCATCGCCGAGACGGACATCCCGGTGGGGTCGCTCGACATCACCCTGTTCCGCGATGATCTGTCGAAGCACCCCACGCGCGCCCCCAAGCGCACCGACATCCCCGCTGACGGCATCGACGGCAAGACGGTCGTGCTCGTCGACGACGTGCTCTTCTCGGGTCGCAGCATCCGTGCCGCCCTCGATGCGCTGCAGTCGATCGGCCGCCCCTCGGTCGTGCGTCTGGCGATCCTCGTCGACCGCGGTCATCGCGAGCTGCCCATCCGCCCCGACTTCGTGGGCAAGAACATCCCGTCGTCGCGATCGGAGCGCGTGAACGTGCGTCTGCGGGAACTCGACGGGTCGGATGAGGTGACGATCGAGTCATGA
- a CDS encoding Rieske 2Fe-2S domain-containing protein: protein MRITGLGHAGMFIETAGGNIICDPVLGPSFYGSWFPFPDNRGLDWERFGRDADFLYISHRHRDHFDPKLLEKYISKDIEVLLPEYVTDDLEVDIRKLGYNNITYAPAGQVIERGDLKIMITPLRAPSDGPIGDSSLSVDDGTASILNQNDSHPLDLEALLSFGKPEAYFTQVSGAIWWPMVYDLPQDAKQKFAGLKRDAQNKRAMYYIEKVDAPHVFPMAGPPMFLREELFQYNGKGQNDDSIFTDQKEFLAHMKELAPQYDGHLFIPGTVVEMNHGELNVSQSLYTQAEIDHIFDDKWEYLAEQKATRQQEIIDEEATRAAVIPPDEMLAAIKEWWEPLLKKSRTIRLGVGGNVRFKIGDLDMVVDFPKAKVREYAGEECIYWYTIPADLVSTNIRDHEIDWSNSIFLSMQFSVGRSGKFNEFLTTFLKCLSVDRIEYVENWYQEQTDQTEDAEIGDWIVQRRCPHLRADLTRTGKIEDGILTCSMHDWKWDLATGKCLTTTGHPIRAERCPVTEDALRLGA from the coding sequence ATGCGGATCACGGGACTCGGCCATGCCGGGATGTTCATCGAGACGGCCGGCGGAAACATCATCTGCGACCCGGTCCTCGGTCCTTCGTTCTACGGCTCGTGGTTCCCGTTCCCCGACAACCGCGGCCTTGACTGGGAGCGCTTCGGACGCGACGCGGACTTCCTGTACATCTCGCACCGCCACCGTGATCACTTCGACCCGAAGCTGCTCGAGAAGTACATCTCGAAGGACATCGAGGTGCTGCTGCCCGAGTACGTCACCGACGACCTCGAAGTCGACATCCGCAAGCTCGGCTACAACAACATCACCTACGCGCCCGCCGGCCAGGTGATCGAGCGCGGCGACCTGAAGATCATGATCACCCCGTTGCGCGCGCCGAGCGACGGCCCGATCGGCGACTCCTCCCTGAGCGTCGACGACGGCACGGCGTCGATCCTCAACCAGAACGATTCGCACCCGCTCGATCTCGAGGCGCTGCTCTCGTTCGGCAAGCCCGAGGCCTACTTCACCCAGGTCTCCGGAGCGATCTGGTGGCCCATGGTCTACGACCTGCCGCAGGACGCCAAGCAGAAGTTCGCCGGGCTGAAGCGCGATGCGCAGAACAAGCGGGCGATGTACTACATCGAGAAGGTCGACGCCCCGCACGTCTTCCCGATGGCGGGACCGCCCATGTTCCTGCGCGAAGAGCTCTTCCAGTACAACGGCAAGGGCCAGAACGACGACTCGATCTTCACGGATCAGAAGGAGTTCCTGGCGCACATGAAGGAGCTGGCACCGCAGTACGACGGCCATCTCTTCATCCCCGGCACCGTGGTCGAGATGAACCACGGCGAGCTGAACGTCTCGCAGAGCCTCTACACCCAGGCCGAGATCGACCACATCTTCGACGACAAGTGGGAGTACCTGGCCGAGCAGAAGGCCACGCGGCAGCAGGAGATCATCGACGAGGAGGCCACCCGCGCGGCGGTCATTCCGCCGGATGAAATGCTCGCTGCGATCAAGGAGTGGTGGGAGCCGCTTCTGAAGAAGTCGCGCACCATCCGTCTCGGCGTCGGCGGCAACGTGCGCTTCAAGATCGGCGACCTCGACATGGTCGTCGACTTCCCCAAGGCGAAGGTCCGCGAGTACGCGGGCGAGGAGTGCATCTACTGGTACACGATCCCTGCTGACCTCGTCTCGACGAACATCCGCGACCACGAGATCGACTGGTCGAACTCGATCTTCCTGTCGATGCAGTTCTCGGTGGGGCGCAGCGGCAAGTTCAACGAGTTCCTGACGACGTTCCTCAAGTGCCTCTCGGTCGACCGCATCGAGTACGTCGAGAACTGGTATCAGGAGCAGACCGACCAGACCGAGGACGCCGAGATCGGCGACTGGATCGTGCAGCGACGGTGCCCGCACCTGCGCGCCGACCTCACCCGCACCGGCAAGATCGAGGACGGCATCCTGACCTGCTCGATGCACGACTGGAAGTGGGACCTCGCGACGGGCAAGTGCCTGACCACGACGGGACACCCGATCCGGGCGGAGCGCTGCCCTGTGACTGAGGACGCTCTGCGACTCGGCGCCTGA
- a CDS encoding DEAD/DEAH box helicase produces the protein MSPPRPAVSVLRDLAGDGGYQRGLDYARRGRVAVARWDAATQTLAAEVFGSERAPYRCRVRFDGQRIMTTRCSCRVATACKHVIAAIIVGPDESIEITTPAQPQPAVAPPPPREPWEQFGAFARPVPPPAWRALLDSSRTPVDAQPLAVGIELRVRPARSFDRWGPAALQTATPRDLAGEHGELLLVVRPLMRSASTGKWIQGDASWDSVRRSAGRFDPEQARWFTDFLNIARDSLLSGTAGDWIALDRVETPLLWQHLDALPGLGIPIVPTQKHTTVALAGSAQIGLRIEPNDSGGLAVSVDAVIDGQAAAAASLRPIGRVGVYRWQLVGAGIEIAIARVALAPPVLSALNTAAPIDVPEHDRQRFLAEAYPALARQTMVSAPDHVALPMLAVPEPLLRVAFRSGHRIDYRFEWEYAGSGPVPFTGGEPFRDPDAERRRVRELEAVWATGSGEPFRHQGELEQLTAAEWAAHVLPAFEAAGIKVVVTGRRRRYRELTGTPEISVSTVESTDPDWFDLGVLVKIDGHSIPFTPLFTALSMRRTKLMLVDGTYFSLAHPALQELRELIDEAGALAEWETGPRISRYQTALWDDFEDLADESEQAVSWRATAEGLRGIEHVPPTAPPNGVRAQLRPYQQQGLDWLVFLWKHRLGGILADDMGLGKTLQLLSLVAHAVETGETRPFLVIAPTSVLSTWRSEAGRFTPGLRVRVVEGTGSRRPDQIAAMVAGADILVTSYTLLRLDAEEYQGIDWAGVIVDEAQFAKNPATKVHQAIAKLRSTVTIAVTGTPLENSLTDVWALFALTAPGLFPSKRRFREDYVQPIEQGKVPENEEGAPYRQRRLERLRRRIRPLMLRRTKELVAADLPEKQVQELFVDLSPAHRAVYDTVLQRERQKVLGLLADLDRNRFIVFRSLTMLRMLALSPRLIDPDAPDAVSAKLDVLLEHVQELRAEGHRALVFSQFTSYLEMAAERLREAGIAYAHLDGSTRRREDVIDAFRSGDAPVFLISLKAGGFGLTLTEADYVFLLDPWWNPAAEAQAIDRTHRIGQTQRVFVYRLIAAGTIEEKVLALQQRKARLFTAVMDDEALFAQALTADDIRGLLDS, from the coding sequence ATGAGCCCTCCCCGTCCTGCCGTCAGCGTCCTGCGCGACCTCGCCGGCGATGGCGGGTACCAGCGGGGGCTCGACTACGCACGACGAGGGCGCGTGGCCGTCGCCCGGTGGGATGCGGCGACGCAGACGCTGGCCGCCGAGGTCTTCGGCAGCGAGCGCGCACCCTATCGCTGCCGCGTCCGCTTCGACGGACAGCGCATCATGACGACCCGATGCTCGTGTCGTGTCGCGACCGCGTGCAAGCACGTGATCGCCGCGATCATCGTCGGTCCGGACGAGAGCATCGAGATCACCACCCCTGCTCAGCCGCAGCCAGCCGTCGCGCCGCCTCCGCCTCGGGAGCCGTGGGAGCAGTTCGGCGCGTTCGCGCGGCCCGTGCCGCCGCCCGCATGGCGTGCGCTCCTGGACTCATCCCGCACGCCGGTGGATGCTCAGCCGCTCGCGGTCGGCATCGAGCTGCGGGTGCGTCCTGCTCGCTCGTTCGATCGATGGGGACCGGCTGCGCTGCAGACCGCGACGCCGCGCGATCTGGCGGGCGAGCATGGAGAGCTGCTGCTCGTGGTCCGCCCGCTGATGCGCAGCGCGTCCACGGGCAAGTGGATTCAGGGCGATGCGAGCTGGGACTCGGTGCGCCGGTCCGCGGGTCGGTTCGACCCGGAACAGGCGCGCTGGTTCACGGACTTCCTCAACATCGCCCGCGACTCGCTGCTCTCCGGCACCGCCGGTGACTGGATCGCACTCGACCGCGTCGAGACCCCGCTGCTCTGGCAGCATCTCGATGCGCTCCCCGGGCTGGGCATCCCGATCGTCCCGACGCAGAAGCACACGACGGTCGCTCTCGCCGGTTCGGCACAGATCGGGCTCCGTATCGAACCCAACGACAGCGGCGGACTCGCCGTGAGCGTCGACGCTGTGATCGACGGCCAGGCGGCGGCTGCGGCATCCCTTCGCCCGATCGGACGGGTCGGTGTCTACCGCTGGCAGCTCGTCGGGGCCGGCATCGAGATCGCCATCGCACGAGTGGCGCTGGCACCGCCCGTGCTCAGCGCGCTCAACACCGCCGCGCCGATCGATGTGCCTGAGCACGACAGGCAGCGCTTCCTCGCAGAGGCGTACCCCGCGCTCGCGCGCCAGACCATGGTGTCGGCGCCCGACCACGTCGCGCTGCCCATGCTCGCCGTTCCGGAGCCGCTGCTGCGCGTCGCTTTCCGCAGCGGGCACCGCATCGACTACCGGTTCGAGTGGGAGTACGCCGGCAGCGGGCCGGTCCCGTTCACGGGTGGCGAGCCGTTCCGTGATCCGGATGCCGAACGCCGCCGCGTGCGCGAGCTGGAGGCAGTATGGGCCACCGGGAGCGGCGAGCCGTTCCGCCATCAGGGCGAGCTCGAGCAGCTCACCGCCGCGGAATGGGCCGCTCACGTCCTGCCTGCATTCGAGGCTGCCGGCATCAAGGTCGTCGTCACCGGGCGACGCCGCAGATACCGGGAGCTGACGGGAACCCCGGAGATCTCGGTGTCGACGGTCGAGTCGACCGATCCGGACTGGTTCGACCTCGGAGTGCTCGTGAAGATCGACGGGCACTCCATTCCCTTCACGCCGCTGTTCACTGCGCTGAGCATGCGGCGCACCAAGCTCATGCTGGTCGACGGCACCTACTTCTCGCTCGCGCACCCTGCGCTGCAGGAGCTGCGCGAGCTCATCGACGAGGCAGGTGCTCTCGCCGAGTGGGAGACCGGTCCCCGCATCAGCCGCTATCAGACTGCTCTCTGGGACGACTTCGAAGACCTCGCCGATGAGTCCGAGCAGGCAGTCAGCTGGCGCGCGACGGCAGAGGGTCTGCGGGGGATCGAGCACGTTCCCCCGACCGCGCCGCCGAACGGCGTGCGCGCGCAGCTGCGCCCCTATCAGCAGCAGGGACTCGACTGGCTCGTGTTCCTCTGGAAGCACCGTCTGGGCGGCATCCTCGCCGACGACATGGGTCTGGGCAAGACGCTGCAGCTGCTCTCCCTGGTCGCCCACGCCGTCGAGACGGGGGAGACGAGGCCGTTCCTCGTGATCGCGCCGACGTCCGTTCTGAGCACCTGGCGCAGCGAGGCGGGCAGATTCACTCCGGGGCTTCGGGTAAGGGTCGTCGAAGGGACGGGGTCCCGTCGACCCGACCAGATCGCGGCCATGGTCGCCGGGGCCGACATCCTCGTCACCTCCTACACCCTGCTCCGCCTGGACGCCGAGGAATACCAGGGCATCGATTGGGCGGGTGTCATCGTCGACGAGGCGCAGTTCGCGAAGAACCCGGCGACGAAGGTGCATCAGGCGATCGCGAAGCTGCGTTCGACGGTGACGATCGCCGTCACCGGCACCCCGCTAGAGAACAGCCTCACCGACGTATGGGCCCTTTTCGCCCTGACGGCGCCGGGATTGTTCCCCTCGAAGCGCCGCTTCCGCGAGGACTACGTGCAGCCGATCGAGCAGGGCAAGGTGCCGGAGAACGAGGAGGGTGCACCGTACCGCCAGCGGCGCCTCGAGCGGCTGCGCCGTCGCATCCGCCCCCTGATGCTGCGCCGCACGAAAGAGCTGGTCGCCGCGGACCTTCCCGAGAAGCAGGTGCAGGAGCTCTTCGTCGACCTGAGCCCCGCCCACAGGGCTGTGTATGACACGGTGCTGCAGCGTGAGCGGCAGAAAGTGCTCGGGCTGCTCGCCGATCTCGACCGCAACCGCTTCATCGTGTTCCGCTCGCTCACGATGCTGCGCATGCTCGCGCTGTCTCCGCGGCTGATCGACCCGGATGCCCCCGACGCCGTCTCGGCGAAGCTCGACGTGCTTCTCGAGCACGTGCAGGAGCTGCGCGCGGAGGGTCATCGTGCACTGGTCTTCAGCCAGTTCACCTCCTACCTCGAAATGGCGGCCGAGCGGCTCCGCGAAGCCGGCATCGCCTACGCGCATCTCGACGGGTCGACTCGCCGTCGGGAGGATGTCATCGACGCATTCCGCTCGGGCGACGCACCGGTGTTCCTCATCAGCCTCAAGGCAGGCGGGTTCGGACTCACCCTGACCGAGGCGGACTACGTCTTCCTCCTGGACCCGTGGTGGAATCCCGCAGCCGAGGCACAGGCCATCGACCGCACGCACCGGATCGGCCAGACGCAGCGGGTGTTCGTCTACCGGCTCATCGCCGCTGGAACGATCGAGGAGAAGGTCCTGGCGCTGCAGCAGCGCAAGGCCCGGCTGTTCACCGCCGTGATGGACGATGAGGCGCTGTTCGCGCAGGCGCTCACCGCCGACGACATCCGCGGGCTGCTGGATTCCTGA